In Hyalangium minutum, the following proteins share a genomic window:
- a CDS encoding DUF4159 domain-containing protein has translation MSARRLTRRNLLLGTAALAPLLSQQAAAFGEKSRLIPAIVKHGGRWDARLNGLRRIAWELQRRTSVEVLPEARPCLLDSAEIFEYPFLYFGGEGDFPALRDAEVENLRRYLTFGGFLLADANDGSDGSGFDASFRREIARVLPQSKLTAVPSTHVIYKSFFLLDAAPGRLLNKPQMEACTLGKRAAVMYSQNDLAGAWSRTEAGDFEFDVSPGGEPQRELAIRMGINLLMYALCLDYKDDAVHLPIILEKRR, from the coding sequence ATGAGTGCCCGGCGCCTCACCCGTCGAAACCTCCTGCTCGGCACCGCCGCGCTGGCCCCCCTGCTGTCGCAGCAGGCCGCCGCGTTCGGCGAGAAGAGCCGCCTCATCCCCGCCATCGTCAAGCACGGGGGCCGGTGGGATGCGCGCCTCAACGGCCTGCGCCGCATTGCCTGGGAGCTGCAGCGCCGTACCTCCGTGGAGGTACTGCCCGAGGCCCGCCCGTGCCTGCTCGACAGCGCGGAGATCTTCGAGTACCCGTTCCTCTACTTCGGCGGCGAGGGGGACTTCCCGGCGCTCAGGGACGCGGAGGTGGAGAACCTCCGGCGCTACCTCACCTTCGGCGGCTTCCTGCTGGCGGACGCCAATGACGGCAGCGACGGGAGTGGCTTTGACGCCAGCTTCCGCCGGGAGATCGCCCGGGTGTTGCCGCAGAGCAAGCTGACGGCGGTGCCCTCTACGCACGTCATCTACAAGTCCTTCTTCCTGCTGGACGCGGCGCCGGGGCGGCTCTTGAACAAGCCGCAGATGGAGGCCTGTACGCTGGGTAAGCGCGCTGCGGTGATGTACTCGCAGAACGACCTGGCCGGGGCGTGGAGCCGCACGGAGGCCGGGGACTTCGAGTTTGACGTCTCCCCGGGCGGCGAGCCTCAGCGCGAGCTGGCCATCCGGATGGGCATCAATCTGCTGATGTATGCGCTCTGCCTGGATTACAAGGACGACGCCGTCCACTTGCCCATCATCCTCGAAAAGCGGCGCTGA
- a CDS encoding serine/threonine protein kinase — protein sequence MERESWVEPDALPEGTVVGKWRVERGRGRGSYGAVYRAKRVGRESGEPVALKMAMYPMDARFEREWELLSRMKHPHVPELLDRGWWRGPGGRKYPYAVMRWVEGEDLYWWAARPERTWREAVRALAQVASALAALHALEGVHRDVKGENILVRRDGSAVLLDFGSGNYRGARRLTRSPEPPGTPQYWSPESLRFQWKKRDERQAHYESTPADDVYALGMTAWRVVVGRFPEPLPDPDWDNLEGSAWLEHRVAVPPEALEGAGEELKAVILKMMSSRPEDRGSAAQAVKALKRAERKAGRRADRLLRGWKEPPPVRYLLRERVLNELWRWRQEWLAAVVGAGVTLLVWNVDRYLPARGEARQRVAQAPRAEEGVDAGTSELADTAISARATVDMGGSRPGGVALEMPKKPLPGQRQPPCKYPAVAINGGCWGRFADAKPPCGDEAYEWGDGCYWPMWTAGRPPTSEPK from the coding sequence GTGGAGCGAGAGTCTTGGGTCGAGCCGGACGCGTTGCCCGAGGGGACGGTGGTAGGCAAGTGGCGCGTGGAGAGAGGCCGGGGGAGAGGCTCGTACGGCGCGGTGTACCGGGCGAAGAGGGTGGGGAGGGAATCCGGGGAGCCCGTGGCGCTGAAGATGGCGATGTACCCGATGGATGCGCGCTTCGAGAGGGAGTGGGAGCTGCTGTCGCGGATGAAGCACCCGCATGTGCCGGAGCTGCTGGACCGGGGATGGTGGAGGGGACCAGGAGGGAGGAAGTACCCATACGCGGTGATGCGCTGGGTCGAAGGGGAGGACTTGTACTGGTGGGCCGCGCGACCGGAGCGGACGTGGAGGGAAGCGGTGAGGGCGCTGGCGCAGGTGGCCAGCGCATTGGCGGCACTGCACGCGCTGGAGGGAGTGCACCGGGACGTGAAGGGGGAGAACATCCTGGTGCGCAGGGATGGGAGCGCGGTGCTGCTGGACTTCGGCTCGGGAAACTACCGGGGCGCGAGACGGCTGACGCGCTCGCCGGAGCCGCCAGGGACGCCGCAGTACTGGAGCCCGGAGTCGCTGCGCTTTCAGTGGAAGAAGCGCGACGAGCGCCAGGCGCATTACGAGTCCACTCCTGCGGATGACGTGTACGCGCTGGGGATGACGGCATGGCGGGTGGTGGTGGGCCGCTTCCCGGAGCCGCTGCCGGATCCGGACTGGGATAACCTGGAGGGCAGCGCCTGGCTCGAACACCGGGTGGCAGTGCCGCCCGAGGCGCTGGAGGGTGCGGGCGAGGAACTGAAGGCGGTCATTCTGAAGATGATGTCGTCGCGGCCTGAGGACCGGGGCAGCGCGGCGCAGGCGGTGAAGGCATTGAAGCGAGCGGAGAGGAAGGCGGGGCGCCGTGCGGATCGGCTGCTGAGGGGATGGAAGGAGCCCCCTCCTGTGCGCTACCTGCTTCGAGAGCGGGTCCTGAACGAGCTGTGGCGGTGGCGGCAAGAGTGGCTGGCGGCTGTGGTGGGGGCGGGGGTGACGCTCCTGGTGTGGAATGTGGATCGGTATTTGCCCGCCCGAGGGGAGGCACGGCAGCGCGTGGCGCAGGCTCCACGCGCCGAAGAGGGCGTGGATGCAGGCACCTCGGAACTGGCGGACACGGCGATCTCGGCGCGGGCGACGGTAGACATGGGCGGGTCGAGACCCGGGGGCGTGGCCCTAGAGATGCCGAAGAAGCCCTTACCGGGGCAGCGTCAGCCTCCCTGCAAGTACCCAGCGGTGGCGATCAACGGTGGGTGCTGGGGTCGCTTCGCGGACGCGAAACCGCCCTGTGGGGATGAAGCGTACGAATGGGGAGACGGTTGCTACTGGCCCATGTGGACCGCAGGACGACCTCCTACTTCGGAACCGAAGTAA
- a CDS encoding glutamine amidotransferase: protein MNSQPFNAWKLVTLSPLPVWALVLLGVGLVLGIGLAAWGVRREPSRGRKVVLWVLRVAAGVAALFFLLEPGIRHLQVARMKNRVAVLVDRSASMSFPGEPGGPTRSAQVGEFLEKSAPALAALQDRFTVEMYGFDPELGPVTTATLQNEPPRSGTTDILAALRSVSAGSQGSRKLSGVLLFSDGADNAELAGGAVGKARAALADMNVPVSTFLVGKEALKDLAVEGLKVDDFAFVRNSLTVEVEIHGRGFSGKDIPVVLSQEGKTVASKTVRMGSPDDVQPVAFTFTPDQTGRFVYTVTVPTFPDEAVSDNNSRSFTLKVIRDRVRVLLVVGRPSWDERFLRGLLRQDANVDLVSFYILRTMSDDPGVVSQERELSLIPFPMEEIFDTKLHTFDVVIFQNFGYADPQLSIAEYERNLEQYVFKGGALVMIGGDSVLGEGRAVMPTLMQALPVEAAGPANVEPFKARLTPEGARHPVTALGTGVSSTESAWAELPSIPGINSTRARPGATVLVDHPFHLVDGKNAPLVAVWDYGRGRALTLATDASWYWAFTSHKEGSPNRTYDRFWSNALRWLVRDPDLTTLKVTADPPSVEPGKPVGVVVSARTADYQAAQDAQVRVELFSVATQKPVAVQTGTTGPDGVVRLEFPPPAPGPYKLLGSAKRGETDLGQGEDAVAVRAVGPELSDASVRPELMAQIAKVTGGKAYRLQEQSALPEVPLLDPPVVEVGRAKDQPLWDRWYYLVVLVALLGAEWFCRRRFGYV, encoded by the coding sequence ATGAACTCTCAGCCCTTCAATGCCTGGAAGCTGGTCACCCTCTCGCCCTTGCCGGTGTGGGCGCTCGTGTTGTTGGGGGTGGGGTTGGTGCTGGGCATCGGCCTGGCGGCATGGGGCGTGCGCCGCGAGCCCTCGCGCGGGCGCAAGGTGGTGCTCTGGGTGTTGAGGGTGGCGGCCGGTGTGGCCGCGCTCTTCTTCCTGCTGGAGCCGGGCATCCGCCACCTGCAGGTGGCTCGGATGAAGAACCGGGTGGCGGTGCTGGTGGACCGCTCGGCCTCCATGAGCTTTCCGGGCGAGCCGGGCGGGCCCACGCGCTCGGCGCAGGTGGGCGAGTTCCTGGAGAAGTCCGCGCCCGCGCTGGCGGCGCTGCAGGACCGCTTCACGGTGGAGATGTACGGGTTCGATCCGGAGCTGGGGCCGGTGACGACGGCCACGCTGCAGAACGAGCCGCCCCGGTCGGGCACCACGGACATCCTCGCGGCGCTGCGGAGCGTGAGTGCGGGCTCACAGGGCTCTCGGAAGCTGTCCGGCGTGTTGCTCTTCAGCGATGGCGCGGACAACGCGGAGCTGGCGGGTGGGGCGGTGGGCAAGGCGCGCGCGGCGCTGGCCGACATGAACGTGCCGGTGTCCACGTTCCTGGTGGGCAAGGAAGCGCTCAAGGACCTCGCGGTGGAGGGCCTGAAGGTCGATGACTTCGCCTTCGTGCGCAACTCGCTCACGGTGGAGGTGGAGATCCACGGCCGAGGGTTCTCCGGCAAGGACATTCCCGTGGTGCTCAGCCAGGAAGGCAAGACGGTGGCGAGCAAGACGGTGCGCATGGGCTCGCCGGATGACGTGCAGCCGGTGGCCTTCACGTTCACGCCGGACCAGACGGGACGTTTCGTCTACACCGTGACGGTGCCCACCTTCCCGGACGAGGCGGTGAGCGACAACAACTCGCGCTCGTTCACGCTGAAGGTGATTCGGGACCGCGTGCGCGTGCTGCTGGTGGTGGGGCGGCCCTCGTGGGACGAGCGCTTCCTGCGCGGCCTGCTGCGCCAGGACGCGAACGTGGACCTGGTGTCCTTCTACATCCTGCGGACGATGTCGGACGATCCGGGCGTGGTGAGCCAGGAGCGCGAGCTGTCGCTCATTCCGTTCCCCATGGAGGAGATCTTCGACACGAAGCTGCACACGTTCGACGTCGTCATCTTCCAGAACTTTGGTTACGCGGATCCGCAGCTCTCCATCGCCGAGTATGAGCGCAACCTGGAGCAGTACGTCTTCAAGGGTGGCGCGCTGGTGATGATCGGTGGCGACAGCGTGCTGGGCGAGGGCCGCGCGGTGATGCCCACGCTGATGCAGGCGCTGCCGGTGGAGGCGGCGGGCCCGGCGAACGTGGAGCCCTTCAAGGCCCGGCTGACGCCCGAGGGCGCGCGGCACCCGGTGACGGCGCTGGGCACGGGCGTGTCGAGCACGGAGAGCGCGTGGGCGGAGCTGCCGTCGATTCCGGGCATCAACTCGACGCGGGCGCGGCCGGGGGCCACGGTGCTGGTGGACCACCCGTTCCACCTGGTGGACGGGAAGAACGCGCCGCTGGTGGCGGTGTGGGACTACGGGCGGGGCCGGGCGCTGACACTGGCCACGGACGCGAGCTGGTACTGGGCGTTCACCTCTCACAAGGAGGGCTCGCCGAACCGCACGTATGACCGCTTCTGGAGCAACGCGCTGCGCTGGCTGGTGAGGGATCCGGACCTGACGACGCTGAAGGTGACGGCGGATCCGCCCTCGGTGGAGCCGGGCAAGCCGGTGGGGGTGGTGGTGTCGGCGCGGACGGCGGACTACCAGGCGGCGCAGGACGCGCAGGTGCGGGTGGAGCTGTTCTCGGTGGCCACGCAGAAGCCGGTGGCGGTGCAGACGGGGACGACGGGGCCGGATGGGGTGGTGCGGCTGGAGTTTCCGCCTCCGGCGCCGGGGCCGTACAAGCTGCTGGGCTCGGCGAAGCGGGGCGAGACTGACTTGGGCCAGGGCGAGGACGCGGTGGCAGTGCGCGCGGTGGGGCCCGAGCTGTCGGATGCGTCGGTGCGGCCGGAGCTGATGGCGCAGATCGCCAAGGTGACGGGTGGTAAGGCGTACCGGCTGCAGGAGCAGAGCGCGCTGCCCGAGGTGCCGCTGTTGGATCCTCCGGTGGTGGAGGTGGGCCGCGCGAAGGACCAGCCGCTGTGGGACCGGTGGTACTACCTGGTGGTGCTGGTGGCGCTGCTGGGCGCCGAGTGGTTCTGCCGCCGCCGGTTCGGCTACGTCTGA
- a CDS encoding superoxide dismutase family protein, translating into MKTHALLTAATLAFAAPALAQSPKAAPPATAKKEEKAATPQDVKPSETAKAPLKDAKGQTVGDVTFEQYPHGLLIKGSLSNIPAGVHAIHIHEVGLCEGPEFKTAGGHFNPQKKAHGLMAPGGKHEGDLPNLTVGQDGKVQFEFFGGPNLTVRALQDTDGSAVVVHAKADDYKTDPTGEAGGRIACGVVSK; encoded by the coding sequence ATGAAGACCCATGCCCTGCTGACCGCCGCCACCCTCGCCTTCGCCGCCCCCGCGCTCGCCCAGAGCCCCAAGGCCGCTCCGCCGGCCACGGCCAAGAAGGAGGAGAAGGCGGCCACGCCCCAGGATGTGAAGCCCTCGGAGACGGCCAAGGCCCCCCTCAAGGACGCCAAGGGTCAGACGGTGGGCGACGTCACGTTCGAGCAGTACCCGCACGGCCTGCTCATCAAGGGCAGCCTCTCCAACATCCCCGCGGGCGTGCACGCCATCCACATCCACGAGGTGGGCCTGTGCGAGGGCCCCGAGTTCAAGACCGCCGGCGGCCACTTCAACCCTCAAAAGAAGGCCCACGGCCTGATGGCCCCGGGCGGCAAGCACGAGGGAGATCTGCCCAACCTCACTGTGGGCCAGGACGGCAAGGTGCAGTTCGAGTTCTTCGGCGGCCCGAACCTCACCGTGAGGGCCCTGCAGGACACGGATGGCTCGGCGGTCGTGGTGCACGCCAAGGCCGATGACTACAAGACGGATCCCACCGGTGAGGCGGGCGGCCGCATCGCCTGCGGCGTCGTGTCCAAGTAG
- a CDS encoding HsdM family class I SAM-dependent methyltransferase produces the protein MPHPRPVPPVLDEEALVHQFPGLDRLALGAFYTPAPLVERTLELALAQVRQAPLTVVDPACGAGAFLTAASRMRPRAQLCGLELLPEVARLCQARVPTAEIHVGDALRGGLVPLLKNIPPPHLELWVGNPPYNGTSALLKDRAAWSHLRALMPLALPPGTSLRDDFAFFLLVAAHRLSTRPGVLAFITPSSLLDAFLYAPLRQALLGTLKLRSVVDLGSGAFSGTQVRTCITVWSSLPGPTEPVSFERDGQRSTFTPLPPEWRLAPTPTEAAALDSRWQAAGEPLTTLVPISFPGVKTRFDELLVDDDPKRLLERLRHFARTPASRLPAFARAHGIPSALLPKLRALKDGPALRVDAANVRPFFRYAGARHRGALPPEARASCYLDRRLIPRGDHRLRGPYDPHLGAVKLLFNVRELPLSAALLEEEGCVHDHRHARFAPLFVPQRVRDEGLSVTRTAHTVEELGPLVPNLSPRGLAWAARIGGPRQVFRELVRFLNGPDVQERWAPVFGASRVVPVPLPSD, from the coding sequence ATGCCGCACCCTCGCCCCGTGCCCCCCGTCCTCGACGAGGAGGCGCTCGTTCATCAGTTCCCAGGACTCGACAGGCTCGCGCTCGGTGCCTTCTATACACCTGCGCCCCTCGTGGAACGCACGTTGGAGCTCGCACTCGCACAGGTGCGCCAGGCTCCGTTGACCGTCGTAGACCCGGCCTGCGGCGCGGGCGCCTTCCTCACCGCCGCATCCCGCATGAGGCCCCGCGCCCAACTCTGCGGCCTGGAGCTGTTGCCCGAAGTGGCCCGCCTCTGCCAAGCCCGCGTTCCCACCGCGGAGATCCATGTCGGTGATGCACTGCGTGGGGGACTGGTACCCCTACTCAAGAACATCCCTCCTCCCCACCTCGAGCTCTGGGTCGGAAACCCGCCCTACAACGGCACCTCCGCCCTCCTGAAGGACCGCGCCGCCTGGTCCCACCTCCGCGCCCTCATGCCGCTCGCACTGCCTCCCGGGACGAGCCTGCGCGATGACTTCGCCTTCTTCCTCCTAGTCGCGGCGCATCGGCTCTCTACCCGTCCCGGAGTGCTCGCCTTCATCACCCCCTCCAGCCTCCTCGACGCCTTCCTCTACGCGCCGCTCCGGCAAGCCCTGCTGGGCACGCTGAAGCTCCGCTCGGTGGTAGACCTGGGCTCCGGTGCCTTCAGCGGGACCCAGGTGCGCACCTGCATCACCGTCTGGTCTTCCCTGCCCGGCCCCACCGAGCCTGTCTCCTTCGAGAGGGACGGCCAGCGCTCCACCTTCACCCCGTTGCCGCCCGAGTGGCGGCTCGCCCCCACGCCCACCGAAGCCGCGGCGCTCGACTCCCGCTGGCAAGCCGCAGGAGAGCCCCTCACGACGCTCGTCCCCATCAGCTTCCCCGGCGTGAAGACCCGCTTCGATGAGCTGCTCGTGGACGACGACCCGAAGCGCCTCCTCGAACGCCTGCGCCACTTCGCCCGGACTCCTGCGAGCCGGCTGCCCGCCTTCGCCCGAGCCCACGGCATTCCCTCCGCGCTCCTGCCCAAGCTCCGGGCTCTCAAGGATGGCCCCGCCCTCCGCGTGGACGCCGCGAACGTGCGCCCTTTCTTCCGCTACGCCGGCGCACGCCACCGAGGCGCCCTGCCCCCCGAGGCCCGCGCCTCCTGCTACCTCGACCGCCGGCTCATCCCTCGCGGCGATCACCGCCTGCGAGGCCCCTATGATCCGCACCTCGGCGCCGTGAAGCTCCTCTTCAACGTGCGGGAGCTGCCGCTCTCGGCCGCGCTCCTCGAAGAGGAAGGCTGTGTCCACGACCACCGCCATGCCCGCTTTGCGCCGCTCTTCGTGCCCCAACGGGTCCGCGATGAAGGGCTCTCCGTCACCCGCACCGCCCACACCGTGGAGGAGCTGGGACCCCTCGTTCCCAACCTCTCCCCCCGAGGGCTCGCCTGGGCCGCGCGCATCGGAGGACCGCGCCAGGTCTTCCGCGAGCTCGTGCGCTTCCTCAACGGCCCCGATGTGCAGGAGCGCTGGGCCCCTGTCTTCGGCGCCTCCCGTGTCGTCCCCGTCCCACTGCCCTCGGACTGA
- a CDS encoding neutral/alkaline ceramidase: MLRPSRSLLLGVLVLVLSACSPLEPESADEGPVATHEGAALSGPCAGNTSFQVGSGIYDVTGPAAELGMMGYAMLDQKTAGIHQRLRARAFVIASPCNGKRVAFVSADLGQIFQGVKQQVVERLQARYGSLYSDANVLLSATHTHSGPGGFSHYALYNLTILGYDQQNFEAIVDGIVQAIVRAHSNLASGSIRIASGDLLNTSTNRSPEAYLYNPATERSQYAYDTDKKMTLLRLQGSDGTEVGALNWFAVHGTSMGNDNRLISGDNKGYASYLFEKAKGSNPLATKTFVAAFAQSNEGDVTPNIYGGTNGGGANDIESTELSGSKQYTLARSLYDGATQLLTGAVDYRHTHVKMDEVQVAPQYGGGTARTTCEAAIGLSMLAGAEDGPGFGSEGATCADVHDIWSAFGCAVTTTSCQGEKPVVLEMGTQTPYPWTPEVLPLQVVTLGNLALVAVPFEATTMTGRRLRQAVLNQLAPIGVDQVVIAGLSNAYAGYLATREEYTKQDYEGASTHFGPWTLGAVQQETEKLAVALRNGTSVAAGPTPRDLRNDQTTLQTGVVFDDKLLWVDFGSVVTNANASYNRGQTVSVKFWGGHPKNNLRRQGSFLQVQRKSGTSWITVAYDWDWETKYLWDRNNCVPTMACSHVTIEWKIPSSTVPGTYRIRHDGDWKSGWDGLIRPYTGYSREFTVY; encoded by the coding sequence ATGTTGAGGCCGTCTCGTTCCTTGCTCCTCGGAGTGCTGGTTCTGGTGCTGAGCGCTTGTTCCCCCTTGGAACCTGAGTCCGCCGATGAAGGGCCCGTCGCCACGCACGAGGGCGCGGCGCTCTCGGGCCCGTGCGCGGGTAACACCTCGTTCCAGGTGGGCTCGGGCATCTACGACGTCACCGGCCCGGCGGCTGAGCTGGGGATGATGGGCTACGCGATGCTCGACCAGAAGACGGCCGGCATCCACCAGCGCCTGCGTGCCCGGGCCTTCGTCATCGCCTCGCCGTGCAACGGCAAGCGCGTGGCCTTCGTCAGCGCGGATCTGGGGCAGATCTTCCAGGGCGTGAAGCAGCAGGTGGTGGAGCGGCTGCAGGCGCGCTACGGCTCCCTCTACTCGGACGCGAACGTGCTGCTGAGCGCCACGCACACCCACAGCGGACCGGGCGGCTTCTCGCACTACGCGCTCTACAACCTGACGATCCTCGGTTACGACCAGCAGAACTTCGAGGCCATCGTGGACGGCATCGTCCAGGCCATCGTCCGGGCGCACAGCAATCTGGCCTCGGGCTCCATCCGCATCGCCTCCGGGGACCTGCTCAACACCAGCACCAACCGCTCGCCCGAGGCGTACCTCTACAACCCCGCCACCGAGCGCAGCCAGTACGCCTACGACACGGACAAGAAGATGACCCTGCTGCGGCTCCAGGGCTCGGATGGCACGGAGGTGGGTGCCCTCAACTGGTTCGCCGTTCACGGCACCTCGATGGGCAACGACAACCGGCTCATCAGCGGCGACAACAAGGGCTACGCCTCCTACCTCTTCGAGAAGGCCAAGGGCTCCAACCCTCTGGCCACCAAGACGTTCGTGGCCGCCTTCGCCCAGAGCAACGAGGGCGACGTCACCCCCAACATCTACGGCGGCACCAACGGCGGCGGCGCCAATGACATCGAGAGCACCGAACTCTCCGGCTCCAAGCAGTACACCCTGGCCAGGTCCCTCTACGATGGGGCCACCCAGCTGCTCACGGGCGCCGTGGACTACCGGCACACGCACGTGAAGATGGACGAAGTCCAAGTGGCACCGCAGTACGGCGGTGGCACGGCGCGCACCACGTGCGAGGCGGCCATCGGTCTCTCCATGCTCGCGGGCGCCGAGGACGGCCCCGGCTTCGGCAGCGAGGGCGCCACCTGCGCGGACGTCCACGATATCTGGAGCGCGTTCGGCTGCGCGGTGACCACCACGTCCTGCCAGGGCGAGAAGCCCGTCGTCCTCGAGATGGGAACGCAGACGCCCTACCCGTGGACGCCCGAGGTACTCCCGCTGCAGGTGGTGACGCTGGGCAACCTCGCGCTGGTGGCCGTGCCCTTCGAGGCCACCACCATGACCGGCCGCCGGCTGCGCCAGGCCGTGCTCAACCAGCTCGCGCCCATCGGCGTGGATCAGGTCGTCATCGCCGGCCTCTCCAACGCCTACGCGGGCTACCTCGCCACGCGCGAGGAGTACACCAAGCAGGACTACGAAGGTGCCTCCACCCACTTTGGGCCCTGGACGCTGGGCGCCGTGCAGCAGGAGACCGAGAAGCTGGCCGTGGCCCTGCGCAACGGCACCTCCGTGGCCGCGGGCCCCACGCCTCGGGACTTGCGCAACGACCAGACCACGCTGCAGACCGGCGTGGTGTTCGACGACAAGCTGCTCTGGGTGGATTTCGGCAGCGTCGTCACCAACGCGAACGCCTCGTACAACCGCGGGCAGACCGTGTCCGTGAAGTTCTGGGGCGGCCACCCGAAGAACAACCTGCGCCGCCAGGGCTCCTTCCTTCAGGTCCAGCGCAAGTCCGGTACGTCCTGGATCACCGTTGCCTACGACTGGGACTGGGAGACGAAATATCTTTGGGATCGCAACAATTGTGTCCCGACGATGGCCTGCTCCCACGTGACCATCGAGTGGAAGATCCCCTCCTCGACGGTGCCGGGCACCTACCGCATCCGTCACGACGGAGACTGGAAGTCCGGCTGGGACGGGCTCATCCGCCCGTACACGGGGTACTCGCGCGAGTTCACCGTGTACTGA
- a CDS encoding DUF4476 domain-containing protein: MRAFVLSVVMLMSAVASAQTPAQGLARPPPPGQPTGPINTQPAPTAPVPGYNNNPQWDYDDYEFPQGFRRQGALVIVERDQLISRLARMEELLAQVSNESGNRRAREALSKIRQEMNGLRADVNNAPDLRVLRRRQGPPPAPPAPPQPQVSPISEPQLQNLMQAIQKESFGDGKLRVLEAAAPTQYFLVPQVMKVLQKFSFGEDKLDAVRLLWPRVLDRENSYQLYQSFSFPAEKEELKKIIGR; this comes from the coding sequence ATGAGGGCTTTCGTACTCTCCGTTGTCATGTTGATGTCCGCCGTCGCTTCGGCCCAGACCCCTGCTCAGGGCCTCGCCCGTCCGCCCCCGCCGGGCCAGCCGACCGGCCCCATCAACACCCAGCCCGCCCCCACGGCTCCCGTGCCCGGCTACAACAACAACCCGCAGTGGGACTACGACGACTACGAGTTCCCCCAGGGCTTCCGCCGCCAGGGCGCCCTGGTGATCGTCGAGCGCGACCAGCTCATCTCTCGGCTGGCCCGTATGGAGGAACTGCTGGCCCAGGTGTCCAACGAGAGCGGCAACCGCCGGGCCCGTGAGGCACTGAGCAAGATCCGGCAGGAGATGAACGGCCTGCGCGCGGACGTGAACAACGCGCCGGATCTGCGCGTCCTCCGCCGCCGCCAGGGGCCTCCTCCGGCGCCCCCGGCTCCTCCGCAGCCGCAGGTGAGCCCCATCTCGGAGCCCCAGCTGCAGAACCTGATGCAGGCCATCCAGAAGGAGTCCTTCGGTGACGGCAAGCTCCGGGTGCTCGAGGCGGCCGCCCCCACCCAGTACTTCCTGGTGCCGCAGGTGATGAAGGTCCTCCAGAAGTTCTCCTTCGGCGAGGACAAGCTGGACGCGGTGCGGCTGCTCTGGCCGCGCGTGCTGGACCGGGAGAACTCCTACCAGCTCTACCAGTCCTTCTCCTTCCCCGCGGAGAAGGAGGAGTTGAAGAAGATCATCGGCCGCTAA